A genome region from Pseudanabaena sp. Chao 1811 includes the following:
- a CDS encoding lipopolysaccharide biosynthesis protein, protein MSAIKKLIKGGAWLTLANVISKLASVLVIPVLARLLGAQGLGIYNIVFSLAQSAQGFSSLGVDISMQRNGAQYKTVGIESVGRLFGVGLIMNCSVSAITGLGIWLFREPLATHWLSQPSVTTWLGLAAILITLQPLGNVPLLFLSSLQDFRAYALRSSLGIVSSSILTVLLAWQMGLSGAFLGMILAAITQIIWSYLIVKPVLKSKEIRLRCDKFWKEVRSILQFGFPYYLGNTLLGSLVGLPLMGLVSQYGGLEQLGYLRVAQSISALIGFIPSAIAPAAISYLSASAADDKQSYQYLKSVHLRGVWILLLIPTGLVSLILPQLIHLLFGANYEQAIILSWISLWTSAIAGISSLLVQYLVVSGKTLKVSYASLVGVICWILFAFLLVPRYSSLGFLISQFIGQLAGFLYIIKPSLGDLAKTDILLLIKLMVISEIFFVYSLFVSVFPTTYLNNYWLVIITMPMICISTFNSVLYTAEKLRIKKILPLKR, encoded by the coding sequence ATGAGCGCGATCAAAAAGCTGATAAAAGGGGGTGCATGGCTCACACTTGCTAATGTTATCTCAAAGTTAGCAAGTGTATTAGTCATTCCAGTTTTGGCAAGGCTTTTGGGAGCGCAAGGCTTAGGTATTTACAATATTGTCTTTTCTTTGGCTCAATCGGCTCAAGGGTTTAGCAGTCTGGGCGTAGATATTTCTATGCAAAGAAATGGCGCTCAGTATAAAACGGTTGGGATAGAGTCGGTTGGGCGACTATTTGGGGTTGGTTTGATCATGAATTGCTCAGTTAGTGCCATTACAGGCTTGGGTATATGGCTATTTCGTGAACCACTAGCAACGCATTGGCTATCACAACCATCTGTTACTACTTGGCTAGGATTGGCAGCGATCTTAATTACCTTGCAGCCATTAGGTAATGTTCCATTACTCTTTCTATCGAGCTTACAAGATTTCCGAGCCTATGCCTTACGCTCATCACTTGGGATTGTTTCTAGCAGCATCCTCACGGTTTTACTGGCTTGGCAGATGGGGCTAAGTGGTGCTTTTCTAGGAATGATTTTGGCAGCGATCACTCAGATTATCTGGAGTTATTTAATTGTTAAACCTGTACTTAAATCTAAGGAAATTCGCCTTCGATGCGATAAATTCTGGAAAGAAGTTCGGTCTATACTTCAATTTGGATTTCCTTATTATCTAGGTAATACTTTGCTAGGGAGCTTGGTTGGCTTGCCTTTAATGGGTTTAGTCAGTCAATATGGAGGATTAGAACAATTAGGTTATTTGCGGGTTGCTCAAAGTATATCTGCCCTTATTGGTTTTATTCCTAGTGCGATCGCCCCTGCCGCCATTTCCTATCTATCCGCTAGTGCCGCAGATGATAAGCAGTCTTACCAATATCTTAAATCGGTGCATCTAAGAGGTGTGTGGATTTTGCTTCTTATTCCGACAGGTTTAGTTAGCCTGATCTTACCCCAGCTAATTCATTTACTGTTTGGCGCTAATTATGAACAGGCAATAATTCTATCTTGGATTTCTCTATGGACATCAGCGATTGCTGGTATTTCATCACTACTAGTGCAGTATTTAGTAGTATCTGGAAAAACACTTAAAGTTTCTTATGCTAGTTTAGTGGGAGTTATTTGTTGGATTTTATTTGCTTTTTTATTAGTACCTCGTTATAGCAGTTTAGGCTTTTTAATATCACAATTTATTGGTCAGCTTGCAGGTTTTTTGTATATAATCAAACCAAGTTTAGGTGATTTGGCTAAAACCGATATTTTATTGCTAATAAAACTAATGGTTATTAGTGAAATATTTTTTGTGTATAGCTTATTTGTTTCTGTCTTTCCAACAACCTATCTTAATAATTATTGGTTAGTCATAATCACAATGCCAATGATCTGTATATCAACTTTCAACAGTGTCTTATACACGGCAGAAAAACTTAGAATAAAAAAAATATTACCTTTAAAAAGATAA